In one window of Streptomyces griseus subsp. griseus DNA:
- a CDS encoding family 2 encapsulin nanocompartment cargo protein polyprenyl transferase has translation MTSTDAATEGHEAAALLERTRAIVDPHLRSAVESLPGGIRRIAMYHFGWENADGTPAAGQAGKAIRPALVLAAARALGGDPESAVRAAVAVELAHNFTLLHDDVIDEDTTRRHRPTAWAVFGVPDAIITGDAMLALAQRLLAEDTHPAAQRAGARLSSCVIELCAGQQADCAFEERGPDEVTLDECLTMATAKTGALLGCACALGALYAGAEDRAVRAMDGFGREAGLSFQLIDDLIGIWGDPARTGKPVGADLAAHKKSLPVVAALTSGTPAAAELAALYGGPMATPAEVDRAADAVDRAGGRDWAQVCAADRMARAVHHLSRAVPDPNGAGDLLALAEFVTRRTS, from the coding sequence ATGACCAGTACGGACGCAGCGACGGAAGGGCACGAGGCCGCGGCGCTGCTGGAGCGCACCCGTGCCATCGTGGACCCGCATCTGCGGTCGGCCGTGGAATCGCTGCCCGGTGGCATACGCCGGATCGCGATGTACCACTTCGGCTGGGAGAACGCCGACGGAACACCTGCCGCCGGACAGGCGGGCAAGGCCATCCGGCCGGCCCTCGTGCTGGCCGCCGCCCGGGCGCTCGGCGGCGATCCGGAGAGCGCCGTGCGCGCCGCCGTCGCCGTGGAGCTGGCGCACAACTTCACCCTCCTCCATGACGACGTCATCGACGAGGACACCACCCGCAGACACCGGCCCACCGCCTGGGCCGTCTTCGGCGTCCCGGACGCGATCATCACCGGCGACGCCATGCTGGCCCTCGCCCAGCGGCTGCTCGCCGAGGACACCCACCCCGCGGCGCAACGGGCCGGTGCCCGCCTCTCCTCCTGCGTCATCGAGTTGTGCGCGGGCCAGCAGGCCGACTGCGCCTTCGAGGAGCGCGGCCCGGACGAGGTCACGCTGGACGAGTGCCTGACGATGGCGACCGCCAAGACCGGTGCCCTGCTCGGCTGCGCCTGCGCGCTCGGCGCCCTCTACGCCGGGGCGGAGGACCGCGCGGTCCGCGCCATGGACGGCTTCGGGCGCGAGGCCGGCCTCTCCTTCCAGCTCATCGACGACCTGATCGGCATCTGGGGCGACCCGGCCCGCACCGGCAAGCCCGTCGGCGCCGACCTCGCCGCCCACAAGAAGTCGCTGCCCGTGGTCGCGGCCCTGACCTCCGGCACACCGGCCGCCGCCGAGCTCGCCGCGCTCTACGGCGGCCCCATGGCCACCCCCGCGGAGGTGGACCGGGCGGCCGACGCCGTGGACCGGGCCGGCGGCCGGGACTGGGCCCAGGTCTGCGCGGCCGACCGGATGGCCCGGGCGGTCCACCACCTCTCCCGGGCGGTCCCCGACCCCAACGGAGCCGGTGACCTGCTGGCCCTGGCCGAATTCGTCACCCGTCGCACCAGCTGA
- a CDS encoding GNAT family N-acetyltransferase, with amino-acid sequence MGIRIQRAGQDDRELVVSVLEEAFHHDPVSSWVFPDEAHRRAVHGKFLGVFADITLAEGRIDIADDGAAVALWLPVPAGAPEEEDPTPALMRQTADPDNERCELVGRLTGKVHPHDRAHSYLLMVGVSPQRQGQGVGAELIRTELDRCDRDGVPAYLEASSARSRTLYERLGFGFLGSAVELPDGPSMWPMWREPQAD; translated from the coding sequence ATGGGCATACGGATTCAGCGGGCGGGCCAGGACGACAGGGAGCTGGTCGTATCGGTCCTGGAGGAGGCCTTCCACCACGACCCGGTCAGCAGCTGGGTCTTCCCCGACGAGGCGCACCGGCGGGCGGTGCACGGCAAGTTCCTCGGCGTCTTCGCCGACATCACCCTCGCCGAAGGCCGTATCGACATCGCGGACGACGGCGCCGCGGTGGCCCTGTGGCTGCCGGTGCCCGCCGGGGCGCCCGAGGAGGAGGACCCCACGCCCGCCCTGATGCGGCAGACCGCCGACCCCGACAACGAGCGATGCGAGCTGGTCGGGAGGCTGACCGGGAAGGTGCACCCGCACGACCGCGCCCACTCCTACCTGCTCATGGTCGGGGTCTCCCCGCAGCGCCAGGGCCAGGGCGTCGGGGCCGAGCTCATCCGGACGGAGCTGGACCGCTGCGACCGCGACGGCGTCCCCGCCTATCTGGAGGCGAGCAGCGCCCGCAGCCGCACGCTCTACGAACGGCTCGGCTTCGGCTTCCTGGGAAGCGCCGTCGAACTGCCGGACGGCCCGTCGATGTGGCCCATGTGGCGTGAACCGCAAGCGGATTGA
- a CDS encoding DUF6304 family protein, translating into MTDESWAGWYRDRNGSDAVVLTTDGQQLRIRIRGVDFAGESFDDLAPVSGTPPESGMFALADGALTDCVLEWDLPLPVLVDGELRQATLSCLLSLRRADPDLYLTLHLDGAAYESARAESDFAAALTAIQRILPDGIRLQTCVACAFSDYFPAPGRALSGGLACFRGAKDAYRDAEGEDAVLDLWDRRTEFVQEVWSCQEFEARPARGAGTGHRGAFPVEPRESVALEALGPLEPA; encoded by the coding sequence ATGACAGATGAGTCGTGGGCCGGCTGGTACCGGGACCGCAACGGTTCCGATGCCGTCGTTCTCACCACGGACGGACAGCAGCTCCGGATCCGGATCAGAGGGGTCGACTTCGCGGGCGAGAGCTTCGACGACCTGGCACCGGTGTCCGGCACACCTCCGGAGAGCGGCATGTTCGCCCTGGCGGACGGCGCGCTCACCGACTGCGTACTGGAGTGGGACCTCCCGCTGCCCGTCCTCGTCGACGGCGAACTGCGCCAGGCCACTCTCAGCTGCCTGCTCTCCCTGCGCCGGGCCGACCCGGACCTCTACCTCACCCTCCATCTGGACGGCGCGGCCTACGAATCCGCCCGGGCCGAGAGCGACTTCGCCGCCGCGCTGACGGCGATCCAGCGCATCCTCCCGGACGGCATCCGGCTCCAGACCTGCGTCGCCTGCGCCTTCTCCGACTACTTCCCGGCCCCCGGCCGCGCCCTCTCCGGCGGCCTCGCCTGCTTCCGGGGCGCCAAGGACGCCTACCGGGATGCGGAGGGCGAGGACGCGGTCCTGGACCTGTGGGACCGGCGTACCGAATTCGTCCAGGAGGTCTGGAGCTGCCAGGAGTTCGAGGCGCGCCCGGCCCGGGGCGCGGGGACCGGCCACCGGGGGGCCTTCCCCGTGGAGCCTCGGGAATCCGTGGCCCTGGAGGCTCTGGGGCCCCTCGAACCCGCCTGA
- a CDS encoding DUF1648 domain-containing protein — MTRKNLVRTTLAALPFVLAFLVDLILFLVLKDRLPTRLASHFDASGDVNGHVDRTTYLLVTAPVLPVLGALWVLVVVRGKVYGRAHRLLIGGGWAVAAFLQYVLGATLIVNLDAPDGGAADGFPMWHLAVAFGAAALAGGVGLLLARQVPAPEDPRAGKNPADRERIALADGEVAGWARITGSRWLSLGTLALVAAGAVLGYAVNWLAAAPLFLLALPAVTFCRPQVTVDRRGLTVSGLLPWPRVQVPLERIEAADSREVDAIAEFGGWGYRVRPGRTGFIVRSGEAIVARQTGGREFAVTVEDSATGAALLNTLVDRNRAGR; from the coding sequence ATGACACGCAAGAACCTTGTCCGCACCACACTCGCGGCCCTGCCCTTTGTCCTCGCATTCCTCGTCGACCTGATCCTCTTCCTGGTCCTCAAGGACCGTCTTCCCACCCGTCTGGCCAGCCATTTCGACGCGTCCGGCGATGTGAACGGCCATGTCGACCGCACCACCTACCTCCTCGTCACCGCCCCGGTGCTGCCGGTGCTCGGCGCCCTGTGGGTGCTCGTGGTGGTCCGCGGAAAGGTCTACGGGCGCGCCCACCGCCTGCTCATCGGCGGCGGCTGGGCCGTGGCGGCCTTCCTCCAGTACGTGCTGGGCGCCACCCTGATCGTCAACCTGGACGCCCCCGACGGGGGTGCGGCCGACGGCTTCCCGATGTGGCACCTCGCCGTGGCCTTCGGTGCGGCCGCCCTCGCGGGCGGGGTCGGACTGCTGCTGGCCCGGCAGGTCCCGGCGCCGGAGGACCCGCGCGCCGGGAAGAACCCCGCCGACCGCGAGCGGATCGCGCTCGCCGACGGTGAGGTGGCCGGCTGGGCGCGCATCACCGGCTCCCGATGGCTGTCGCTCGGAACCCTGGCGCTGGTCGCCGCCGGGGCGGTGCTCGGGTACGCGGTCAACTGGCTCGCGGCCGCACCGCTGTTCCTTCTCGCCCTGCCGGCGGTCACCTTCTGCCGCCCCCAGGTCACCGTGGACCGGCGCGGCCTCACCGTCTCCGGTCTGCTGCCCTGGCCCCGGGTCCAGGTCCCGCTGGAGCGCATCGAGGCGGCGGACAGCCGGGAGGTCGACGCGATCGCGGAGTTCGGCGGCTGGGGCTACCGCGTCCGTCCCGGCCGTACCGGCTTCATCGTCCGCTCGGGCGAGGCCATCGTCGCCCGGCAGACGGGCGGACGGGAGTTCGCGGTCACCGTCGAGGACTCCGCGACCGGCGCCGCCCTTCTCAACACCCTTGTCGACCGGAACCGGGCGGGGCGCTGA
- a CDS encoding GntR family transcriptional regulator, with the protein MLFRVDPTSTVPLGDQIAASVRRAVADSTVTPGERLPAARVLADSLGVNVHTVLRGYQRLREEGLIELRRGRGAVVTAAASPRRAQLLERVREVVADSRELGMTEEELLTLVRAELGT; encoded by the coding sequence ATGCTCTTCCGGGTCGACCCCACCTCCACCGTGCCGCTCGGCGACCAGATCGCGGCCTCGGTGCGCCGCGCGGTCGCCGACTCGACGGTGACCCCGGGCGAGCGGCTCCCCGCCGCCCGGGTGCTCGCCGACTCCCTCGGGGTGAACGTCCACACGGTGCTCCGCGGCTACCAGCGGCTGCGCGAGGAGGGGCTGATCGAGCTGCGCCGGGGCCGAGGCGCCGTGGTCACCGCGGCCGCCTCCCCCCGCCGGGCCCAGCTGCTGGAGCGCGTCCGCGAAGTGGTCGCGGACTCCAGGGAACTGGGCATGACCGAGGAGGAATTGCTGACGCTGGTCCGCGCCGAACTGGGCACCTGA
- the snpA gene encoding snapalysin has translation MRHLRTAIASAIAGLGLVAALGTAPAVSAAPAPAVSTPSTIAAYTGSAENAAANKAFFDAVMKSVAEKRAASPAGTQAVTVTYSTASAPSFRTQIANSTRIWNSSVSNVRLQEGSNADFTYREGNDSRGSYASTNGHGRGFIFLDYRQNQQYNSTRVTTHETGHVLGLPDTYSGPCSQLMSGGGPGPSCTNAQPDANERARVNQLWQNGFAAALAGTAS, from the coding sequence ATGAGACACCTCAGGACCGCCATCGCCTCCGCCATCGCCGGTCTCGGCCTCGTCGCCGCGCTCGGCACGGCTCCCGCGGTCTCCGCCGCTCCTGCCCCTGCGGTCTCCACCCCTTCCACCATCGCCGCGTACACCGGGTCGGCCGAGAACGCCGCCGCGAACAAGGCCTTCTTCGACGCGGTGATGAAGTCCGTCGCCGAGAAGCGCGCCGCCAGTCCGGCGGGCACCCAGGCCGTCACCGTCACCTACAGCACGGCCTCCGCGCCGAGCTTCCGCACCCAGATAGCCAACAGCACGCGGATCTGGAACAGCTCGGTCTCCAACGTCCGGCTCCAGGAAGGCTCCAACGCCGACTTCACCTACCGCGAGGGCAACGACTCGCGGGGTTCGTACGCCTCGACCAACGGCCACGGCCGGGGCTTCATCTTCCTGGACTACCGGCAGAACCAGCAGTACAACTCGACCCGCGTCACCACGCACGAGACCGGGCACGTGCTCGGCCTGCCGGACACCTACTCCGGTCCGTGCAGCCAGCTGATGTCCGGCGGTGGCCCCGGCCCGTCCTGCACCAACGCCCAGCCGGACGCCAACGAGCGGGCGCGGGTGAACCAGCTCTGGCAGAACGGCTTCGCCGCCGCACTGGCCGGCACCGCCTCCTGA
- a CDS encoding LysR family transcriptional regulator — protein sequence MELEVRHLRALCAIADAGSLHQAARRLGVSQPSLTTQLRRIENSLGAELFRRDRTGCRPTPLGRAVLSRARPLVDGMSALVSHALAEADATRSRGPRLRIGSTASRVVGSWLRRLRVALPGTEISLRVDVSAHALLGSVEAGRLDVAFVHEVEGSPLTLPGGLVQRVLVDREPQFISLSRDHPAARRRVVELGELAGDRWMVDPTVDGEWDGVRRVLGAAGIDPPVLHGDYLTAASLVVLGEAVAPCQPTSGPRDDMAIRPLRDDPLAVRLLLVSRPETDISVAYAELEAAYREAARRSSGYYEWLLRHRSPLARTP from the coding sequence ATGGAGCTTGAGGTGAGACACCTCAGGGCGCTGTGCGCCATCGCCGACGCGGGCAGTCTGCACCAGGCCGCCCGCCGTCTCGGCGTGAGCCAGCCCTCCCTGACCACCCAGTTGCGGCGGATCGAGAACTCACTGGGCGCCGAGCTGTTCCGCCGCGATCGCACGGGCTGCCGCCCGACCCCCCTGGGCCGGGCCGTCCTCAGCCGGGCCCGGCCGCTGGTCGACGGGATGAGCGCCCTGGTCAGCCACGCCCTGGCGGAGGCCGACGCCACCCGGTCCCGGGGGCCCCGGCTGCGGATCGGCTCCACCGCGAGCCGGGTCGTGGGGAGTTGGCTGCGCAGGCTGCGGGTCGCCCTGCCCGGTACGGAGATCTCCCTGCGGGTCGACGTCTCGGCCCACGCCCTCCTGGGCTCGGTGGAGGCGGGCCGGCTGGACGTCGCCTTCGTGCACGAGGTGGAGGGGAGCCCGCTGACGCTGCCCGGCGGCCTGGTCCAGCGCGTACTCGTCGACCGGGAACCGCAGTTCATCTCCCTGTCCCGGGACCACCCGGCCGCCCGCCGCCGGGTGGTGGAGCTCGGGGAGCTGGCCGGCGACCGGTGGATGGTCGATCCGACGGTGGACGGCGAGTGGGACGGGGTGCGCCGTGTGCTGGGTGCCGCCGGGATCGACCCGCCGGTCCTGCACGGGGACTACCTCACCGCCGCCTCCCTCGTCGTGCTCGGCGAGGCCGTCGCGCCCTGCCAGCCCACCTCGGGGCCGCGCGACGACATGGCGATCCGTCCGCTGCGCGACGACCCGCTGGCCGTCCGGCTGCTCCTGGTCTCCCGGCCGGAGACGGACATCTCGGTGGCGTACGCGGAGCTGGAGGCGGCGTACCGGGAGGCGGCCCGGCGCTCCAGCGGCTACTACGAATGGCTCCTGCGCCACCGCAGCCCACTGGCCCGCACGCCGTGA
- a CDS encoding NAD-dependent epimerase/dehydratase family protein, protein MKLLMLGGTEFVGRAVTEAALARGWQVTVFHRGHHAPPQGVRALTGDRTGGGRGRGLAALAEHAGDWDLVVDTWSGVPTAVRDAARLLADRAGHYTYASSRSVYAYPAPAGLDEDGPLVTGASPDDSGEGGEVPYDRAKRGGELAALDAFGDRALLARAGLIIGPGENIGRLPWWLTRIARGGPVIAPGPRTTELQYVDARDLARWILDAGAAGLHGPYNTVSRPGHATMGELLDACVQVTGSGAELRWTDPETLLAAGAEPWSGLPIWLPEGELHDAMHRGGHAKAEAAGLRCRPVGGTVADTWSWLCERGGTAPQRPDRPTVGLDPRLEERLLAL, encoded by the coding sequence ATGAAGCTGCTGATGCTGGGCGGTACGGAGTTCGTCGGCCGGGCCGTCACCGAGGCCGCCCTGGCGCGGGGCTGGCAGGTCACCGTCTTCCACCGCGGCCACCACGCACCGCCGCAGGGCGTGCGCGCGCTGACGGGCGACCGTACGGGAGGGGGCCGGGGCCGGGGCCTGGCGGCGCTGGCGGAGCACGCGGGCGACTGGGACCTGGTCGTCGACACCTGGAGCGGTGTGCCCACCGCCGTACGGGACGCGGCCCGGCTCCTGGCGGACCGCGCGGGCCACTACACGTACGCCTCCAGCCGCTCGGTCTACGCCTACCCCGCGCCCGCCGGACTGGACGAGGACGGGCCGTTGGTGACCGGCGCCTCGCCCGACGACAGCGGCGAGGGCGGGGAAGTGCCGTACGACCGGGCCAAGCGCGGCGGTGAGCTGGCGGCCCTCGACGCCTTCGGCGACCGCGCGCTGCTGGCCCGCGCGGGGCTGATCATCGGCCCCGGGGAGAACATCGGGCGGCTGCCCTGGTGGCTCACGCGGATCGCCCGCGGCGGCCCGGTGATCGCCCCCGGTCCACGTACCACCGAACTCCAGTACGTCGACGCGCGCGACCTCGCCCGCTGGATCCTGGACGCCGGGGCGGCCGGACTGCACGGCCCGTACAACACGGTCAGCCGCCCCGGCCACGCCACCATGGGGGAGTTGCTGGACGCCTGCGTCCAGGTCACGGGCTCCGGAGCCGAGCTGCGCTGGACGGACCCGGAGACCCTGCTGGCTGCCGGGGCCGAGCCCTGGAGCGGGCTGCCGATCTGGCTGCCGGAGGGGGAGCTGCACGACGCGATGCACCGGGGCGGCCATGCCAAGGCCGAGGCGGCCGGGCTGCGCTGCCGTCCGGTCGGCGGGACCGTCGCCGACACCTGGAGCTGGCTGTGCGAGCGCGGCGGTACCGCGCCCCAGCGGCCGGACCGGCCGACGGTCGGCCTCGATCCCCGGCTGGAGGAGAGGCTGCTGGCCCTCTGA
- a CDS encoding choice-of-anchor A family protein, which produces MEQQARRRGNTIRAAVTVATAAAMVGMLAPAAAADPLPGGLGPCLGSGCPSVWNDPNNGPVVGFDENINIYVGGDFLVREAAAEAEGKIVTLGRFDMDKRAGVSQIYNVGVVGVGSRVPPPDGSDYLSVGGDILIAPGERLLAEEGTHAGRVAYAGSLTGTVNPLTAPRPDPAAVTPFTGLRPQLTEASRCYAYEGDAHRAATGSWTRSGDTFTFTGDGTSPIQVFDVDADLVSAAGGNAGFTFNGIPAGATVLVNVYGDARTVASFMGALPNPGLRERLLWNFPDATDLTMTGPAQFQGSVLVGQPASTTTLSMSGTNGRFYTAGSLTHTSSGASGGQEIHSYPFDGDLPACGPDPTPTPTPTDPTPTPTPTDPTPTPTDPTPTPTDPTPTPTDPTPTPTDPTPTPTDPTPTPTDPTPTPTHPTPHPTDPTPTWKPTPSPSHPGELPDTGSRGGEWIIGSIAAALVAAGGTVLFATRRARRRTY; this is translated from the coding sequence ATGGAACAACAGGCGCGCAGGCGCGGCAACACGATCCGGGCAGCAGTGACAGTGGCCACGGCCGCGGCGATGGTGGGCATGCTGGCCCCGGCCGCCGCCGCCGATCCGTTGCCGGGCGGGCTCGGCCCTTGCCTCGGCAGCGGGTGCCCGTCCGTGTGGAACGACCCCAACAACGGCCCGGTCGTAGGGTTCGACGAGAACATCAACATCTACGTCGGCGGGGACTTCCTGGTCCGGGAGGCCGCCGCCGAGGCCGAGGGGAAGATCGTCACCCTCGGCCGGTTCGACATGGACAAGCGGGCCGGGGTCTCGCAGATCTACAACGTCGGTGTCGTGGGCGTCGGTTCACGGGTCCCGCCGCCGGACGGATCCGACTACCTGTCGGTGGGCGGAGACATCCTCATCGCCCCCGGCGAGCGCCTCCTCGCGGAGGAGGGCACCCACGCGGGGCGGGTCGCCTACGCGGGAAGCCTGACCGGCACGGTGAACCCGCTGACGGCCCCGCGCCCCGATCCGGCGGCCGTCACCCCGTTCACCGGCCTGCGCCCGCAGCTCACCGAGGCCAGCCGGTGCTACGCGTACGAGGGTGACGCGCACCGCGCGGCCACCGGCAGCTGGACGCGGTCCGGTGACACGTTCACCTTCACCGGGGACGGCACCTCGCCGATCCAGGTCTTCGACGTGGATGCGGACCTGGTCTCCGCGGCGGGCGGCAACGCCGGGTTCACCTTCAACGGCATCCCCGCCGGGGCGACCGTCCTCGTCAACGTCTACGGCGACGCCCGCACGGTCGCCTCGTTCATGGGCGCCCTCCCCAACCCGGGGCTCCGCGAGCGCCTGCTGTGGAACTTCCCGGACGCGACGGACCTGACGATGACCGGGCCGGCCCAGTTCCAGGGGAGCGTGCTGGTCGGGCAGCCCGCCAGCACCACCACGCTCTCCATGAGCGGTACCAACGGCCGCTTTTACACCGCCGGTTCGCTCACCCACACCTCGTCGGGCGCTTCGGGCGGCCAGGAGATCCACTCCTACCCGTTCGACGGCGACCTCCCGGCCTGCGGCCCGGACCCGACCCCCACGCCGACGCCGACGGATCCGACGCCGACACCGACGCCTACGGATCCGACCCCGACGCCCACGGACCCGACGCCCACGCCGACGGACCCGACGCCGACCCCCACGGACCCGACGCCGACGCCGACGGATCCGACCCCGACCCCCACCGACCCCACTCCCACCCCCACGGATCCGACCCCCACCCCCACCCACCCCACGCCGCATCCCACCGACCCCACGCCGACGTGGAAGCCGACGCCCTCCCCGTCTCACCCGGGTGAACTGCCCGACACCGGATCGCGCGGCGGCGAATGGATCATCGGCTCCATCGCGGCAGCGTTGGTGGCCGCCGGTGGAACGGTCCTCTTCGCCACCCGCAGGGCGCGCCGCCGCACCTACTAG
- a CDS encoding DUF952 domain-containing protein: protein MTEPLLHLAEAALWEAARGTGTYEMSTRGRTLQEEGFIHLSLPRQLPGVARMLYGDGGGTGADGHDLVVLVVDPARLTAPVRYEAMKPGGEEFPHLYGPLPVAAVVEVRPLEHWHHDRREEEELR, encoded by the coding sequence ATGACCGAACCACTGCTGCACCTCGCCGAAGCAGCCCTCTGGGAGGCGGCCCGCGGGACCGGGACGTACGAGATGTCCACCCGGGGCCGCACCCTCCAGGAGGAGGGCTTCATCCACCTCTCCCTGCCCCGCCAACTCCCGGGCGTGGCAAGGATGCTGTACGGGGACGGAGGCGGGACCGGGGCCGACGGCCACGATCTGGTGGTCCTGGTCGTCGACCCCGCCCGCCTCACCGCCCCCGTCCGGTACGAGGCGATGAAGCCCGGCGGCGAGGAGTTCCCGCACCTGTACGGACCGCTCCCGGTGGCGGCGGTCGTGGAGGTGCGGCCCCTTGAGCACTGGCACCATGACCGACGAGAGGAAGAGGAACTCCGATGA
- a CDS encoding SDR family oxidoreductase encodes MIGPLTAVTGASGAVGGRVAERLARTGVPVRLLGRDPARLPELPGADRAPAAPYGDGEAMRRALDGAHTLFLVSAHESPDRVREHVTAIDAAVAVGVERIVYVSFQGAAPDATFTFARDHWHTEAHIRTADVRHTFLRDNWYLAGLPAMTGADGALRGPGAGGRVAAVAHEDIADAAAAVLLDGSTAHDGRAHDLTGPEAFTLAEAAEELSRATGRSIRYVPETVEEAYASRAGYGAEEWEVAGWVTSYEAIAAGELAAVSDAVPTLTGHPAQSFAEFLAEHPESYRHLLPGV; translated from the coding sequence ATGATCGGCCCCCTCACCGCGGTGACCGGAGCGAGCGGAGCGGTCGGCGGCCGGGTCGCCGAGCGGCTCGCCCGCACCGGAGTCCCCGTACGCCTGCTCGGCCGCGACCCGGCCCGTCTCCCCGAACTGCCCGGCGCCGACCGTGCGCCCGCCGCCCCCTACGGCGACGGGGAGGCGATGCGCCGGGCCCTGGACGGGGCCCACACCCTGTTCCTGGTCTCCGCGCACGAGAGCCCGGACCGGGTGCGCGAGCACGTCACGGCGATCGACGCGGCCGTGGCGGTGGGCGTGGAGCGGATCGTGTACGTGTCCTTCCAGGGCGCCGCGCCCGACGCCACGTTCACCTTCGCCCGCGACCACTGGCACACCGAGGCCCACATCCGGACGGCCGACGTGCGCCACACGTTCCTGCGGGACAACTGGTACCTGGCGGGGCTGCCCGCGATGACCGGCGCGGACGGGGCGCTGCGCGGACCGGGCGCGGGTGGCCGGGTCGCCGCCGTCGCCCACGAGGACATCGCGGACGCCGCGGCCGCCGTCCTGCTGGACGGGTCCACCGCCCACGACGGCCGGGCCCACGACCTCACCGGCCCCGAGGCGTTCACCCTCGCCGAGGCCGCCGAGGAGCTGAGCCGGGCCACCGGACGCTCCATCCGCTACGTCCCCGAGACGGTCGAGGAGGCCTACGCATCCCGGGCCGGATACGGGGCCGAGGAGTGGGAGGTGGCCGGCTGGGTCACCTCGTACGAGGCGATCGCGGCCGGCGAACTGGCCGCCGTCTCCGACGCGGTACCCACCCTCACCGGCCACCCGGCCCAGAGCTTCGCGGAATTCCTCGCGGAGCACCCGGAGAGCTACCGGCATCTGCTGCCCGGCGTGTGA
- the sodN gene encoding superoxide dismutase, Ni gives MLSRLFAPKVKVSAHCDLPCGVYDPAQARIEAESVKAVQEKYQANEDADFRTRAVLIKEQRAELAKHHVSVLWSDYFKPPHFEKYPELHQLINDTLKALSAAKGSNDPATGQKALDLIAEVDKIFWETKKA, from the coding sequence ATGCTTTCCCGCCTGTTTGCCCCCAAGGTGAAGGTCAGCGCCCACTGCGACCTGCCCTGCGGCGTCTACGACCCGGCCCAGGCCCGCATCGAGGCCGAGTCGGTCAAGGCCGTCCAGGAGAAGTACCAGGCCAACGAGGACGCGGACTTCCGCACCCGCGCGGTCCTGATCAAGGAACAGCGCGCCGAGCTCGCGAAGCACCACGTCTCGGTGCTCTGGAGCGACTACTTCAAGCCCCCGCACTTCGAGAAGTACCCGGAGCTGCACCAGCTGATCAACGACACCCTGAAGGCGCTCTCCGCGGCCAAGGGCTCGAACGACCCGGCGACGGGCCAGAAGGCCCTGGACCTGATCGCCGAGGTCGACAAGATCTTCTGGGAGACCAAGAAGGCTTGA
- the sodX gene encoding nickel-type superoxide dismutase maturation protease, protein MYGAERGTRDGVPEEDREVAEVPERGRVSGGGRAGRRPLRVVEVTGPSMVPTLYHGDLLLVQYGAPVRPGDVVILRHPFQQDLLVVKRAVEQRPGGWWVRGDNTFAGGDSTDYGVVPEELVLARVRARYRPLPKGPRGPGGAKGAKGQLSVTAVLGWAVSALRPVRSASARLRAR, encoded by the coding sequence ATGTACGGAGCGGAACGCGGTACGCGGGACGGTGTGCCGGAGGAGGACCGGGAGGTGGCCGAGGTGCCGGAGCGGGGACGGGTGTCCGGGGGCGGGCGGGCCGGGCGGCGGCCGTTGCGGGTGGTGGAGGTGACGGGGCCTTCGATGGTGCCCACGCTCTACCACGGGGATCTGCTGCTGGTGCAGTACGGGGCGCCCGTGCGCCCCGGTGACGTGGTGATCCTGCGTCACCCCTTCCAGCAGGACCTGCTGGTGGTGAAGCGGGCGGTCGAACAGCGGCCCGGCGGCTGGTGGGTGCGGGGCGACAACACGTTCGCGGGCGGGGACAGCACGGATTACGGGGTGGTCCCCGAGGAGCTCGTACTGGCCCGGGTACGGGCCCGCTACCGGCCGCTGCCGAAGGGGCCCAGGGGGCCGGGGGGTGCGAAGGGCGCGAAGGGTCAGCTGTCGGTGACCGCGGTGCTCGGCTGGGCGGTCTCGGCGCTGAGGCCGGTCCGGTCCGCCTCCGCCCGTTTGCGGGCCCGGTAG